A stretch of Blastocatellia bacterium DNA encodes these proteins:
- a CDS encoding PDZ domain-containing protein, whose amino-acid sequence MFKLSKYFSRISISAILIACLIPNVFAQAANTNQSQPTTNQLQVIKDQPWLVTIVHEINLSEIRSSLLKRGIKTKLPSEKLTKFQPTNVTTGIVVDQKGHILTKLVNLIPEAGEQAIGTINVVLPSGEQKQARFVGLDGPSGFCLLAVDNLNIKPVPLANNISLVSNDLVTLLNVEFEEDKSNNIPQFNRSILAQNAKILQFPNQEFFSIDFSNNVAGATSLSFGVVINNNKEVVGIPNSLENNVVEVFSAIQARRIAKRIIDRQGNIPRGWLGVNGFDCNKLPIDQLKELGILDNPKGFYVRNIIPNSPASISGLQENDVIINLNGRAVESDSQLYSFIALQPAGETITFDVLRNKKLENIKVILGERGYKSPFVEDSIGKQAYMYSIQQDLKSIDTALQNFQSAYSKANEASLANNKNETSLANNLEAQKNLSSQISLLKSERLKLMKQLKRFNYNLEQNLPEKFLGVKLSDLPEPPKNPDPTKAQKFPHGVLVVSILPNSLAERSGIKVGDVLVQMSSYLIDNKENFSNMLLSIREAAAITECEIVVTRNNEEVTLKLDLAPRLPKEKNMPKQRILTEEERQKLK is encoded by the coding sequence ATGTTCAAACTAAGTAAGTATTTTTCTAGAATATCTATTTCTGCAATATTAATTGCTTGTTTAATACCTAATGTATTTGCTCAAGCAGCAAATACTAATCAATCCCAACCCACTACAAATCAACTACAAGTAATTAAGGATCAGCCTTGGTTAGTTACAATTGTTCATGAAATAAATTTGTCAGAAATACGAAGTTCTTTATTAAAGCGAGGTATAAAAACTAAGCTTCCTAGTGAAAAACTAACAAAGTTTCAACCCACTAATGTTACAACAGGCATTGTAGTTGACCAAAAAGGCCATATTTTAACTAAATTAGTAAATCTAATCCCTGAAGCAGGAGAACAAGCTATTGGTACTATTAATGTTGTTTTACCTTCAGGAGAACAAAAGCAGGCTCGTTTTGTTGGTTTAGATGGGCCTAGTGGTTTTTGTTTATTGGCAGTTGATAACCTTAACATTAAACCTGTACCTTTGGCTAATAATATTAGTTTAGTTTCTAATGACTTAGTAACACTCTTAAATGTTGAATTTGAAGAAGATAAATCTAATAACATACCTCAATTTAATCGAAGTATTTTGGCACAAAACGCTAAAATACTTCAATTCCCTAACCAGGAATTTTTTAGCATTGATTTTAGTAATAATGTTGCTGGTGCTACATCTTTAAGTTTTGGGGTAGTAATAAATAATAATAAAGAAGTTGTAGGAATACCTAATAGTTTAGAAAATAATGTAGTAGAAGTTTTTAGTGCTATACAAGCACGCCGAATAGCAAAAAGAATTATTGATCGTCAAGGAAATATACCTCGCGGATGGTTGGGCGTTAATGGGTTTGATTGCAATAAATTACCTATAGATCAATTAAAAGAATTGGGAATATTAGATAATCCTAAAGGATTTTACGTCCGTAATATAATTCCTAATAGCCCTGCATCAATTTCTGGCCTACAAGAAAATGATGTAATAATTAATCTTAATGGTAGGGCAGTAGAATCTGATTCTCAGCTATATTCTTTTATTGCTCTACAACCTGCTGGAGAAACTATTACATTTGATGTTTTACGTAATAAAAAGCTAGAAAATATAAAAGTAATCTTAGGTGAGCGAGGTTATAAGTCTCCTTTTGTAGAAGATAGTATTGGCAAGCAGGCTTATATGTATTCGATACAACAGGACTTAAAATCTATTGATACTGCGTTACAAAACTTCCAATCTGCTTACTCAAAAGCAAACGAAGCTTCCTTAGCAAATAACAAAAACGAAACTTCTTTAGCAAATAATTTAGAAGCTCAAAAAAATCTATCCAGTCAAATTTCTTTACTAAAATCTGAACGTCTTAAATTAATGAAGCAATTAAAGAGGTTTAATTATAATTTAGAACAAAATCTTCCAGAAAAATTTTTAGGTGTTAAGCTCTCTGATTTACCAGAACCTCCAAAGAATCCAGATCCTACAAAAGCACAGAAATTTCCTCATGGAGTTTTGGTAGTGTCTATTTTACCTAATTCATTGGCAGAGCGTAGTGGTATTAAAGTAGGGGATGTATTAGTACAAATGTCAAGTTACTTGATAGACAATAAAGAAAACTTTAGCAATATGTTACTTTCTATTCGAGAAGCGGCAGCAATTACTGAATGTGAGATTGTTGTCACCCGTAACAATGAAGAAGTTACTCTAAAACTTGATTTGGCCCCTCGTTTACCTAAAGAAAAAAACATGCCTAAGCAAAGAATTTTAACTGAAGAAGAAAGACAAAAATTAAAATAG
- a CDS encoding sigma-70 family RNA polymerase sigma factor, which yields MDFPAQAPLQDEVMIDTERRKAVTTAIQSLPEKYRLTLVMRDVEGLSYEQIVDITGLSEGTVKSRINRARNLLKDKLQKYV from the coding sequence ATGGATTTTCCTGCACAAGCACCACTGCAAGACGAAGTGATGATTGACACAGAAAGACGCAAAGCCGTTACAACTGCAATTCAATCCTTACCAGAAAAATACCGATTAACATTAGTCATGCGAGATGTTGAAGGCTTGAGTTATGAACAAATTGTTGATATTACTGGTCTATCAGAAGGTACAGTAAAATCACGTATTAATCGCGCTCGTAATTTACTAAAAGATAAATTACAAAAATATGTCTAA
- a CDS encoding sigma-70 family RNA polymerase sigma factor — protein MSALSYSAELDLTHTVSSATDHELVLAVGQGDEAAFQEIVQRYRSQIINFIYRMINDYDRAIDLSQETFLRIYTSANRYQATYSFSTYIYRIASNLAISELRQRKRRRWISFFSPFVVKMMNKNKKWIFLHKHHCKTK, from the coding sequence ATGAGCGCACTGAGCTATAGCGCAGAGCTAGACTTAACTCATACGGTTTCTTCAGCAACTGATCATGAACTAGTGCTTGCTGTTGGGCAGGGAGATGAGGCTGCTTTTCAAGAAATTGTGCAACGCTATCGCAGTCAAATTATTAATTTTATCTACCGTATGATAAATGATTATGACCGTGCTATAGATCTTTCTCAAGAAACATTTTTACGTATTTATACTAGTGCCAATCGTTATCAAGCAACTTATAGTTTTTCAACTTATATTTATCGTATTGCTTCTAATTTGGCTATAAGCGAATTAAGGCAACGTAAACGCCGACGTTGGATCTCATTTTTTTCCCCTTTCGTGGTAAAGATGATGAACAAGAACAAGAAATGGATTTTCCTGCACAAGCACCACTGCAAGACGAAGTGA
- a CDS encoding tetratricopeptide repeat protein, translating to MIDINPQFDEIELEPLEDSLSPEGISSIAEEQIGNTNEILAEMCFLEAEDLLSRGDRSGAISSYQQAYKYAPKKINYCLKLVDLLAEEINTYKEAEQILNKTLEIFPNNLELNVRLNDLKNKFFKSKSGMTKDLQNALNSSEITTQKVMKEDIKAAATAMGVDLEKAAGQIAITQDAASILKEIDELESKSNVTASLSKKKLSKDTKPLEPLKPAIKEEKAYIANDPNAILKEIDELEAKTSAITSQLSKKKSTKNLTEITTNNKPNTSDNPNDILKEINDLETKSLTTTLKTNNTRKLTETASLENNTTNLDKTKKLDRTKFGNTKYISSETTKPKFISRTKSLTILFIFLITFAAFGYQLTIRPTVSLIGPKENVTLTAKDIKFEWLCDKKVAQFVLEVYEEDKFIIKEFTKETSYSLKAEQLALLQPDHKYRWRVILPVGFTGDYTLASEMKTFQISEPFTTIKTDQTQQTDRPTKKEIKPEVQIPTFIDRKDKYEGGEL from the coding sequence ATGATAGATATTAATCCTCAATTTGATGAAATAGAACTCGAACCCCTAGAAGATTCTTTATCGCCTGAAGGCATTTCTTCTATTGCTGAAGAACAAATTGGAAATACCAATGAAATTTTAGCTGAAATGTGTTTTTTAGAAGCAGAAGATTTATTATCTCGTGGAGATCGTAGCGGAGCAATTAGTAGTTATCAACAAGCTTATAAGTATGCCCCAAAAAAAATTAATTATTGCTTAAAATTAGTAGATTTATTGGCTGAAGAAATTAATACCTACAAAGAAGCAGAACAAATATTAAACAAAACACTAGAAATATTCCCAAATAATTTAGAATTAAATGTTAGATTAAATGACTTAAAAAATAAATTTTTCAAAAGTAAATCTGGTATGACTAAAGATTTACAAAATGCCTTAAATTCATCTGAAATAACTACACAAAAAGTTATGAAAGAAGATATTAAAGCTGCTGCCACTGCTATGGGAGTTGATTTAGAAAAGGCTGCTGGTCAGATTGCAATTACTCAAGACGCTGCAAGCATACTAAAAGAAATAGATGAACTTGAATCTAAATCTAATGTTACTGCTTCATTATCTAAAAAGAAATTATCAAAGGATACAAAACCTTTAGAACCATTAAAACCTGCTATTAAAGAAGAAAAAGCATATATAGCAAATGACCCCAATGCTATATTAAAAGAGATAGATGAACTTGAGGCTAAAACATCTGCTATTACTAGCCAGTTATCTAAAAAGAAATCTACGAAAAATTTAACAGAAATTACAACAAATAATAAGCCAAATACTAGTGACAACCCTAACGATATATTAAAAGAAATTAATGATTTAGAGACTAAATCATTAACTACAACACTAAAAACAAACAATACTAGAAAATTAACAGAGACTGCATCATTAGAAAACAACACAACCAATTTAGATAAAACTAAAAAATTAGATAGAACTAAATTTGGAAACACTAAATATATTTCTAGTGAAACTACTAAGCCAAAGTTTATTTCTAGAACTAAAAGTTTAACAATATTATTTATCTTTTTAATTACTTTTGCTGCTTTTGGATACCAACTAACTATAAGACCCACAGTATCCTTAATTGGGCCAAAAGAAAATGTAACTTTAACAGCAAAAGACATTAAATTTGAGTGGCTTTGCGACAAAAAAGTAGCTCAATTTGTTTTAGAAGTATATGAAGAAGATAAGTTTATTATAAAAGAATTTACTAAAGAAACCTCTTATAGCCTTAAAGCTGAGCAACTTGCCTTACTTCAACCAGATCATAAATATAGATGGAGAGTGATTTTACCTGTAGGTTTTACTGGAGATTATACTCTTGCCTCTGAGATGAAAACTTTTCAAATTTCAGAACCATTTACTACAATTAAAACTGATCAAACACAACAAACAGATCGACCTACTAAAAAAGAAATAAAACCTGAAGTTCAAATACCAACATTTATTGATCGCAAAGATAAATATGAAGGTGGAGAGTTATAA
- a CDS encoding pilus assembly PilX N-terminal domain-containing protein: MRKQRNLLRKIFKKLRKSQEKGSALIIVTLVLALLTIYVSASLMNATSDAISSSFEVGKKRAFFSAYSKLEQMTGDFSNLFLTSLSPTYDSMCRVIINQPTNVNGYDLKLPKVNCPPNSPCSNMYSGKFMAGTNLFDLGWEGDPLPPGGFCLVDVCNPSAVPVCNYPLRPTNLVTIPRGDYAGLQGFARRFRMVATARASSSAGTDVQVTRDFNNYLIPTFQFGIFSDSDFELYIPPPWNFGGWVHTNGNFYATGGATSGDKKYISVNMLLIQVVK, from the coding sequence ATGAGAAAACAAAGAAATTTGCTAAGAAAAATCTTTAAGAAATTAAGAAAAAGTCAAGAAAAAGGCTCTGCTCTTATAATTGTCACATTAGTTTTAGCACTACTTACTATTTATGTTAGCGCATCTCTAATGAATGCTACTTCTGATGCAATTTCATCAAGTTTTGAAGTAGGAAAAAAGAGAGCCTTCTTTTCAGCTTATTCAAAATTAGAACAAATGACAGGTGATTTTAGTAACCTATTTTTAACATCACTCTCTCCAACCTATGATTCAATGTGTCGGGTCATTATCAACCAACCAACTAATGTTAATGGTTATGACTTAAAATTACCTAAAGTTAATTGTCCTCCTAATAGCCCTTGCTCTAACATGTACTCTGGTAAGTTTATGGCTGGAACAAACCTTTTTGATTTAGGTTGGGAAGGTGATCCACTTCCACCAGGAGGTTTTTGCTTGGTAGATGTTTGTAATCCAAGTGCAGTACCTGTATGTAATTATCCTTTAAGACCTACTAATTTAGTTACAATTCCACGTGGCGATTATGCTGGACTACAAGGCTTTGCACGCCGTTTTCGTATGGTTGCTACAGCTAGAGCATCAAGTTCTGCTGGTACAGATGTTCAAGTTACCCGTGATTTTAATAACTATTTGATTCCTACTTTCCAATTTGGAATTTTTAGCGATTCTGACTTTGAGCTTTATATTCCTCCACCTTGGAATTTTGGTGGTTGGGTACATACTAATGGTAATTTTTATGCTACAGGTGGAGCAACAAGTGGCGACAAGAAATACATTTCCGTCAATATGCTTTTAATACAAGTGGTCAAATGA
- a CDS encoding prepilin-type N-terminal cleavage/methylation domain-containing protein, translating into MSKTKESGFSLVELLVATALLLVILGPLLSFMRSAQLLRSTSYKLTDVEQNARAALVLIGRDLQNAGYNFTPAIDTSGSNLLTPLLGTGTQAVSNLYPIIPGNNINLVETFSSTGATVTNATDQITMVYTNQIFNNGLPLTGTVNSTGSQFTLIPGLSLTGQATLYDGNFCVLNAGQESAVGIVTSTTLPNKINFQSGGADTYNINRPGTGPLSKLDPQQVNRLITLYTFYFVTYFVDRNGNLVRRERFAPPHTASTSPNNMTPASVTANTQDYDCGPGNKCYRDNIIATGIEDLQFTYFYQKEKIPIQECLLLLLLLMILVLWS; encoded by the coding sequence ATGAGTAAAACTAAAGAATCTGGTTTTTCCTTAGTAGAATTATTAGTCGCTACAGCTTTATTACTTGTAATACTAGGGCCTTTGCTTTCCTTTATGAGATCTGCACAACTACTACGCTCTACTTCTTATAAATTGACAGATGTTGAACAAAATGCCCGTGCAGCTTTAGTTTTAATTGGACGCGACTTACAAAACGCTGGTTATAATTTTACTCCTGCAATAGATACTTCAGGTTCAAACCTTTTAACTCCTTTACTTGGAACAGGTACACAAGCTGTTAGTAATCTTTACCCTATAATTCCTGGAAATAACATAAACCTAGTAGAAACTTTTAGCTCTACTGGTGCAACAGTAACAAATGCTACTGACCAAATCACTATGGTTTATACAAACCAAATTTTTAATAATGGTTTGCCATTAACAGGAACTGTAAATTCAACAGGAAGTCAATTTACTCTAATACCAGGTCTTTCCTTAACAGGACAGGCTACACTTTATGACGGAAACTTTTGTGTTCTAAATGCAGGACAAGAAAGTGCCGTAGGCATAGTCACTAGCACAACTCTCCCAAATAAAATTAATTTTCAATCTGGTGGAGCAGATACTTACAACATCAACCGACCTGGTACAGGCCCTTTATCAAAACTTGACCCTCAACAAGTTAACCGACTTATCACTTTATACACTTTTTACTTTGTCACCTATTTTGTTGATAGAAATGGTAATTTAGTTCGTCGAGAACGTTTTGCACCACCTCATACTGCTAGCACTTCTCCTAACAATATGACTCCCGCCTCCGTTACAGCAAACACACAAGACTATGATTGTGGGCCAGGTAATAAATGTTATCGTGATAATATTATTGCTACAGGAATAGAAGATTTACAATTTACTTATTTTTATCAGAAAGAAAAAATCCCAATACAAGAGTGCCTCTTACTACTGCTCCTGTTGATGATCCTGGTTTTATGGAGCTAG
- a CDS encoding prepilin-type N-terminal cleavage/methylation domain-containing protein encodes MKKHKEQGFSLVEIVIAIIIMAIGLVALAGILVVGITLPQKAKQQEIAKQLANEIMESIIFAKEAAPTGFATFNALSYGGDAPEGRFVSPTANPNTTKMLTAGPDGVYGTCDDGRSESEGFVNCAGSGSGSLGVNLREFTLDPGPDGRYDTVSNNKKVQMLNYSREIIIRNLTPAPVAVKEVEVKVSYQTPIGTSETITLICRLTNFKTL; translated from the coding sequence ATGAAAAAACACAAAGAACAAGGTTTTTCATTAGTTGAAATAGTAATTGCAATAATAATTATGGCTATAGGCTTAGTAGCATTAGCAGGCATTTTGGTAGTAGGCATAACGCTACCACAAAAAGCCAAACAACAAGAAATTGCCAAACAACTAGCTAATGAAATAATGGAAAGCATTATCTTTGCCAAAGAAGCAGCCCCAACAGGCTTTGCTACTTTTAACGCTCTAAGTTATGGGGGTGATGCCCCTGAAGGACGTTTTGTTTCTCCTACAGCTAATCCAAATACAACTAAAATGCTTACGGCTGGCCCTGATGGTGTTTATGGAACTTGCGATGATGGTAGATCAGAATCAGAAGGCTTTGTTAATTGTGCTGGTTCTGGCTCAGGTAGCCTAGGAGTAAACTTACGTGAATTTACTTTAGATCCTGGCCCAGATGGTAGGTATGATACAGTTAGTAATAATAAAAAGGTGCAAATGCTTAATTATTCAAGAGAAATAATTATCCGAAATTTAACACCAGCACCAGTTGCAGTCAAAGAAGTAGAAGTTAAAGTTAGCTACCAAACACCTATAGGAACGTCTGAAACTATTACGCTAATTTGTAGGCTAACTAATTTTAAGACCTTATAA
- a CDS encoding prepilin-type N-terminal cleavage/methylation domain-containing protein, with amino-acid sequence MYKTKGFSLVELLIVVIILATLTTMTVLYLAPQRRQLKADDAARAFYNTARQARILSITRRTYYAVVINTAETEQPLTLSNSTLSLRFPGNSVSLVDMGSLSSQTDERIQNVNIYPRDVIINPVKTDYFIPDKTTKFPPLERTFTDDIFSSNTYVFYFDPAGRALNAATESANQLYRTFYFSPQKESNSNAQGMNALTRAITLYGATGGVSFWRYEQNQWKNNRQ; translated from the coding sequence ATGTATAAAACAAAAGGATTTAGTTTAGTAGAACTGTTGATAGTTGTAATTATTTTAGCAACTCTTACCACGATGACTGTTTTGTATCTAGCTCCTCAGCGTCGCCAACTCAAGGCAGATGACGCGGCGCGTGCTTTTTATAATACTGCAAGACAGGCCAGAATACTTTCTATAACCAGACGTACTTACTATGCTGTAGTAATAAACACAGCAGAAACAGAACAACCCTTAACCCTTAGTAACTCTACTTTAAGTCTTAGGTTTCCTGGTAATAGCGTTTCACTAGTGGATATGGGATCGCTTAGTTCTCAAACAGATGAGCGAATACAAAATGTCAATATTTATCCAAGAGATGTAATTATAAATCCTGTTAAAACTGATTATTTTATTCCTGATAAAACTACTAAATTCCCTCCTTTAGAACGTACTTTTACTGATGATATTTTTTCTAGCAATACTTATGTTTTTTATTTTGACCCCGCAGGCAGAGCATTAAATGCAGCAACCGAATCAGCTAACCAGCTTTATCGGACTTTTTATTTTTCTCCACAAAAAGAGTCAAATTCAAATGCACAAGGGATGAATGCTTTGACTAGAGCCATTACACTTTATGGGGCAACAGGTGGAGTAAGTTTTTGGCGTTATGAACAAAATCAATGGAAAAATAACCGCCAATAA
- a CDS encoding sugar kinase, with product MPLSEIVKNFSKCRLLIIGDLIADEFVYGEITGISREAPVMILRHERTETMPGGAGNAASNVASLAGQATVLGVVGKDLSGEQLLLKLNSNNVNTEAVLTLSDYQTPTKSRILAGSFHSTRQQVIRLDREPSLPLTKKTTNKLTKKLENYLGKIDAVIVSDYNYGVVTKSLLTVLKNTFVKHPKIPIIIDSRFHLKNCLNFTAATPNQAELEALVDKNLSTETELIEAGEDLRSKLALEVLLLTRGSDGMILFQKKHPAILIPVVGSKEPVDVTGAGDTVIATFTLALASGASFLQAAKIANHAGAIVVMKRGTATLTISELLTSMETNPLHN from the coding sequence ATGCCATTATCAGAAATCGTTAAAAATTTTTCCAAATGCCGACTACTAATAATTGGAGATTTAATTGCTGATGAATTTGTTTATGGAGAAATAACTGGCATATCAAGAGAAGCCCCTGTCATGATTTTGCGACATGAGAGAACAGAAACAATGCCAGGAGGCGCGGGAAATGCTGCTTCTAACGTTGCATCATTAGCTGGTCAAGCTACTGTACTAGGTGTTGTTGGTAAGGACTTATCTGGGGAGCAATTATTACTAAAACTAAATTCTAACAATGTTAATACCGAAGCTGTGCTAACATTATCTGACTATCAAACACCTACAAAAAGTAGAATTTTAGCAGGTTCTTTTCACTCAACACGTCAACAAGTAATTCGCTTAGATCGTGAACCTTCTCTACCATTAACTAAAAAAACTACTAATAAATTAACTAAAAAACTAGAAAATTATTTAGGGAAAATTGACGCTGTAATTGTTTCTGATTATAACTATGGTGTAGTAACTAAAAGTCTATTAACAGTATTAAAAAATACCTTTGTTAAACATCCAAAAATTCCAATAATAATAGATTCGCGCTTTCACTTAAAAAACTGTCTTAACTTTACAGCAGCAACACCCAATCAAGCAGAACTAGAAGCACTTGTAGATAAAAATTTATCTACAGAAACAGAATTAATTGAAGCTGGAGAAGATCTGCGTAGTAAACTAGCACTCGAAGTATTACTTCTTACTCGTGGAAGTGATGGAATGATCTTATTTCAAAAAAAACATCCTGCTATTTTAATTCCTGTAGTAGGTAGTAAAGAGCCTGTAGATGTAACTGGTGCAGGAGATACAGTTATAGCTACATTTACTTTGGCTTTGGCTAGTGGGGCCAGTTTTTTACAGGCAGCAAAAATAGCTAATCACGCTGGTGCTATTGTAGTTATGAAACGTGGAACAGCCACACTAACCATATCAGAATTATTAACCTCTATGGAAACTAACCCCCTTCACAATTAA
- a CDS encoding DUF420 domain-containing protein, whose product MLPISTPTFNAILNATSSIFMIAGYIFIRRNNKTAHRNCMIGAMMSSSLFLISYLIYHAFHGSTKFTGVGLVRNIYLTILLTHTTLAVVVLPLVITTFYRGWKSNFQRHVRIARWTFPIWLYVSVTGVIVYFMLYHLYPAR is encoded by the coding sequence ATGTTACCTATTTCTACACCTACATTTAATGCTATTCTTAATGCAACTAGCTCAATTTTTATGATTGCTGGTTATATTTTTATTCGTCGTAATAACAAAACAGCACATCGCAATTGTATGATAGGCGCGATGATGTCATCTAGTTTATTTTTAATCTCCTACTTAATTTATCACGCTTTTCATGGTTCTACTAAGTTTACTGGCGTAGGACTAGTCCGAAATATCTATTTAACAATCCTACTAACACACACTACTTTAGCTGTAGTAGTCTTACCTTTAGTTATAACTACTTTTTATCGTGGCTGGAAAAGCAATTTTCAACGTCATGTTCGCATAGCTCGTTGGACTTTTCCTATTTGGCTTTATGTATCTGTTACAGGAGTAATAGTTTACTTTATGCTCTATCATCTTTACCCAGCACGTTAA
- a CDS encoding FKBP-type peptidyl-prolyl cis-trans isomerase, whose amino-acid sequence MEKAKKLIILSMLLMFVCVSLGYGQTSKRKRSRPSKSAKPSVSKTKTPVTTTANLNSNAVTTESGLTYIITQQKDKEARKAAIGETVLVHYTGTLTDGTKFDSSHDRNQPIAFKLGVGQVIKGWDEGIAKLGIGDQAILVIPSNLGYGERGAGGVIPPNATLIFIVELVEIKQ is encoded by the coding sequence ATGGAAAAAGCGAAAAAATTAATTATTCTTTCTATGTTGTTAATGTTTGTATGCGTTTCTTTGGGCTATGGTCAAACTAGCAAAAGAAAAAGATCTCGACCTAGCAAATCAGCTAAACCATCTGTAAGCAAAACTAAAACACCTGTAACAACCACTGCAAACTTAAATTCTAATGCGGTAACTACTGAAAGTGGACTTACATATATAATTACCCAACAAAAGGATAAAGAAGCCCGTAAAGCGGCTATTGGCGAAACCGTGTTAGTACACTATACTGGCACATTAACGGATGGTACTAAGTTTGATAGCTCACATGATCGCAATCAACCTATAGCTTTTAAGTTAGGTGTAGGACAAGTAATAAAGGGTTGGGACGAAGGAATTGCTAAATTAGGTATAGGAGATCAAGCTATATTGGTTATTCCTTCTAACTTAGGCTATGGTGAACGTGGTGCAGGAGGAGTGATACCACCTAATGCAACACTAATTTTTATTGTTGAACTTGTAGAAATAAAACAATAA
- a CDS encoding sigma-70 family RNA polymerase sigma factor produces the protein MKENLESSNFAKTENYYKVVADLLEKIAKKDAAALSSLYDLTSAQIYGIIYQLIKDPTIAEEVLSDTYLYIWHNAENYDQQRGKPITWLFILARSRAVDEIRRYKWKNLVTQDISLIDSFTLISVFNKQPSPEESFFDNERQKSIQNALKKLPDEQRKVIELAYYGGFSHREIAVETNQPIGTVKTRIRSGTDKLRELLKPLIEDKV, from the coding sequence ATGAAAGAAAACTTAGAATCTAGTAATTTTGCTAAAACAGAAAATTACTACAAGGTAGTTGCTGATTTATTAGAAAAAATAGCAAAAAAAGATGCTGCTGCTTTAAGTAGTTTGTATGATTTAACTAGTGCGCAAATTTATGGAATTATTTATCAGTTAATTAAAGATCCTACTATAGCTGAAGAAGTTCTTTCTGATACTTATCTTTATATTTGGCATAATGCAGAAAACTATGATCAGCAAAGAGGTAAACCTATTACTTGGCTATTTATCCTAGCTCGTTCTCGTGCTGTTGACGAAATACGTCGGTATAAATGGAAAAATTTAGTTACTCAAGATATCTCATTAATAGATAGTTTTACCCTAATATCAGTATTTAATAAACAGCCTTCCCCAGAAGAAAGTTTTTTTGATAATGAAAGACAAAAATCCATACAAAATGCCCTAAAAAAACTACCAGATGAGCAAAGGAAAGTAATTGAGCTTGCTTATTATGGAGGTTTTAGTCACCGGGAAATTGCCGTAGAAACTAATCAACCTATTGGCACAGTTAAAACACGTATTAGAAGTGGTACTGATAAACTCAGAGAACTACTTAAGCCTTTAATAGAGGATAAAGTATGA
- a CDS encoding cupin domain-containing protein, whose translation MKHCVDEIKELIALHSFSMLAEEEANQINQHLSFCDECKRDFLELEILSGILSYNTKPILPAPSVKSLILATIEKSSNKSSYKNSEAFITVRASEGEWQEISAGVFSKTLFSNLQTGTITSVMKMLPGAKAELHYHTSIEECYVISGDFHVGDSQETEIALGPGDYHCAQAGSTHAIAYTNQGTELLVIMPLNCEIACEMPNK comes from the coding sequence ATGAAGCATTGCGTGGATGAAATTAAAGAACTTATTGCACTACATTCTTTTAGTATGTTGGCAGAAGAAGAAGCTAATCAAATAAATCAACATTTGTCTTTTTGTGATGAATGTAAAAGAGATTTTTTAGAGTTAGAAATTTTAAGTGGTATTTTATCGTACAACACTAAACCTATTTTACCAGCACCATCTGTAAAAAGTTTAATACTTGCTACCATAGAAAAATCGTCTAATAAGAGTTCTTATAAAAATAGTGAAGCTTTTATTACTGTTAGAGCTAGTGAAGGCGAATGGCAAGAAATTTCTGCTGGTGTATTTAGTAAAACACTTTTTAGTAATTTACAAACTGGAACTATTACTAGTGTAATGAAAATGCTTCCTGGAGCAAAAGCCGAGCTTCATTATCATACATCTATAGAAGAGTGTTATGTTATTTCTGGGGATTTTCATGTAGGTGATAGTCAAGAAACAGAAATTGCTCTCGGGCCTGGTGATTATCACTGTGCGCAAGCTGGAAGCACTCATGCTATTGCTTATACTAATCAAGGTACAGAACTACTTGTAATAATGCCGTTAAATTGTGAAATTGCTTGTGAAATGCCTAATAAGTAA